From Longimicrobium sp., one genomic window encodes:
- a CDS encoding metallophosphoesterase has protein sequence MAEQVAAARPDLILFTGGSVDRRDALPAFREFLSLLDPATPKYAILGNWDRWSGIDPSALGELYARFGGRLLVNETAVHLHRGRRLALTGLDDLLAGRPDLRAAVRGAEPADARLLLMHCPEYRDALDRDAAAQMVGGSLIAPGAGVQAREFRAMLSGHTHGGQVAFFGAAPVLPPGSGRYVRGWFRDAGQVPLYVSRGIGETGLPVRFGSVPELAIFTLAV, from the coding sequence ATCGCCGAGCAGGTCGCCGCCGCGCGCCCGGACCTGATCCTGTTCACCGGCGGTTCCGTCGACCGGCGCGACGCGCTCCCCGCCTTCCGCGAGTTCCTCTCCCTGCTCGACCCCGCCACGCCCAAGTACGCGATCCTGGGGAACTGGGACCGCTGGAGCGGGATCGATCCGTCCGCGCTGGGCGAGCTCTACGCGCGCTTCGGCGGGCGGCTGCTGGTGAACGAGACGGCGGTGCACCTCCACCGCGGACGTCGCCTCGCGCTGACGGGGCTGGACGACCTGCTCGCCGGCCGCCCCGACCTGCGCGCCGCCGTCCGCGGTGCGGAGCCCGCCGACGCGCGGCTGCTGCTGATGCACTGCCCCGAGTACCGCGACGCCCTGGACCGCGACGCCGCGGCGCAGATGGTCGGCGGCTCGCTGATCGCCCCCGGCGCGGGCGTGCAGGCGCGCGAGTTCCGCGCGATGCTGTCCGGGCACACGCACGGCGGGCAGGTGGCGTTCTTCGGCGCGGCGCCGGTGCTGCCGCCGGGGAGCGGGCGCTACGTGCGCGGCTGGTTCCGCGACGCCGGGCAGGTGCCGCTCTACGTCTCCCGCGGCATCGGCGAAACCGGGCTCCCCGTCCGCTTCGGCTCCGTCCCCGAGCTGGCGATCTTCACGCTGGCGGTGTGA
- a CDS encoding diacylglycerol/lipid kinase family protein, translating to MPPAPDPSTPPIPAFANPGSGRGQEAADAISADARFELRDAGPSGLADAIRDEVKRGTRRVLVAGGDGTIATAAAAACETGVELAVLPAGTLNHFARDNGIPTELAEALELAATGTARGVDLGFVNDRPFLNTSSVGAYVGFVRMRDRMERWMGYRMASFLSGLRMTARLRSFDVQVRVEGKVRSYRTALVFIGVGERETRFPTFGGRVENGRAGLHVIAVHGKAVARLTALGIAAAARGLKVVSRTPHLDAFLVDECTIAMPRRIAYLAIDGETTRIPAPFHYRLERGAMKLVAPPPEEKGASG from the coding sequence TTGCCCCCAGCTCCGGACCCGAGCACCCCGCCGATCCCCGCCTTCGCCAACCCCGGCTCCGGGCGCGGCCAGGAGGCGGCCGACGCCATCTCCGCCGACGCGCGCTTCGAGCTGCGCGACGCGGGGCCCAGCGGCCTGGCCGACGCGATCCGCGACGAGGTGAAGCGCGGCACCCGGCGCGTGCTGGTGGCCGGCGGCGACGGGACCATCGCCACGGCGGCGGCCGCGGCCTGCGAGACGGGGGTGGAGCTGGCGGTGCTCCCGGCGGGAACGCTGAACCACTTCGCGCGCGACAACGGCATCCCCACCGAGCTGGCCGAGGCGCTGGAGCTGGCGGCGACGGGAACGGCGCGCGGCGTGGACCTGGGGTTCGTGAACGACCGCCCGTTCCTGAACACCAGCTCGGTGGGCGCCTACGTGGGGTTCGTGCGGATGCGCGACCGGATGGAGCGGTGGATGGGGTACCGCATGGCCAGCTTCCTCTCCGGGCTGCGGATGACGGCGCGGCTGCGCAGCTTCGACGTGCAGGTGCGGGTGGAGGGGAAGGTGCGCTCCTACCGCACCGCGCTGGTGTTCATCGGCGTGGGCGAACGGGAGACGCGCTTTCCCACCTTCGGCGGGCGGGTGGAGAACGGGCGCGCGGGGCTGCACGTGATCGCCGTGCACGGCAAGGCGGTGGCGCGCCTCACCGCGCTGGGGATCGCGGCCGCGGCGCGCGGGCTGAAGGTGGTGTCGCGCACGCCGCACCTGGACGCGTTCCTGGTGGACGAGTGCACCATCGCCATGCCGCGGCGCATCGCCTACCTGGCCATCGACGGCGAAACCACGCGCATCCCCGCGCCGTTCCACTACCGGCTGGAGCGCGGGGCCATGAAGCTGGTCGCGCCGCCGCCGGAGGAAAAGGGTGCGTCAGGATAG